The genomic segment cttgcttcaacaagaactttcatttataaaatcaaattttagttttgttcaaaaaacaattactcagttagaatcaccaaaactgtcattgttcgaaagtacagcattaataaaagaatttgcgtcatgttgtcggaacgttagaggtaatattggaaaagatattttaaaaaaatttgaagctactatggaaaaaaataaaggttaccatattctttctgaagtagtcagtgttctagctggaaatatttcggaaacaattaatttagaaccaaatgttttggttagtttgaaaaatgctcccgttacatcagttgatgttgaagtttttccatatataaatatatgtactcagacagaagccacaagtttttgttagaaaattttgaacaccacttggtcatttattgttaccataattctaaataagtttattcatacttaaaaatgatgtagttacttaaaataaatgtaaatcttaatgaatagtaggaaatatttagttatgtacacttttttttttaataaaattgttactattttacgatttttttatttatttgtatgcatattttgtaaaatatttgcatattttcgggtaaacacgtgcatatttatgcgcatattttctacatttttatttgcatatttgccgaagtctattcatTACTTATACTGTACAGAGCAACAAGTTCctctaaaaaaaaacagttacgtACAGAATAAATCGCACTGTTCTCACTAGTttaatgtaaagaaaataaatactactttgttttcaaaaaactagaaataatttaaaattaaaaaaattcacaTGAAACTTGACTTCATCATACATCAATCAATGTATTCAGCACAAATTTCCTGCTGGAATATGCTAGCTCAAAATATACTGAGCATATAACAAGTATGTCTTTGGATTAGACACACTAACTAAAATGCGAAAAGTTTGCTTCATAAAATACCTATTTGCAAACATTTTTGTACTGATGTGAATATTCCTTTCACATTTAATTTTTTAGATCTAAATGCTTAGTCTTGTTTTGATGCTTACATTATTATAATTGTAATAATGCCAGCAAGCTGTTGTGACCAAAGAACAATAGGCCATTATTGTGGTTGCAATAGAGAAAAACTAGAATTTCTAGTAATATAGCCCAGCATTTTTGACCTCCTAATTGATATATAATTAATATGATCGACAAAAGTTAATTTCTCATCAAAAATTACACCCAGAAACTTATAAAATTGCATTGATATTCAAATATAGCTTAATTTTTTGGCACCACTCTGATAAACGATTTAAGTCCCCCTGAAGCAGTTCCTCTCTGCTTCACAACACTGGACTGCTGTCCCATACTTATCATTGGACTCATCAACGCCTTCGGCATATTGTAATCACCTAACAGGTAAACATTCGTAGATAAACATTTCTTGACTAGCTTGGGGAATATATTCAATTACACTTTAAAACTCCTGATATAAACCAAAATATCATAGATTACTTGATTTTTTTCCTGGAGTTTAAGTTTCAATTTATTAATGCGACTGAGATATAGTAAGCCATACAATATCTTTCAAATGTTTACCCTCGTCCATTCCTTTTTCTTCCGTGAAAGAGattattttatcttttagatCCCAATCTCGTTCGAAAACCCGTTTTGCACTGAGCCATGTTGCTTTAGTATAGTAACGTATGTACATCAGAATATTCAGGCTGAAATGAGTCAAGAAACTTACGAAATTGTTTATGCTTACGTGCTCATGAGCGAATGCTATTAACAAGCTTAATAACAACATCAAATACATGTTTCATGTCTAACAGATTTACACACAGCTTCTCGATGTATGGTACAATGTACAAATGCCACTTTGTTCCCAGAAAATGATTCCTTAAATATGACTAAAAACCAGATTTCGTCCCTATCTTATTCTGTGCTACATGAgtagtaattttaaaaatattaatcaaaGGTAATTTCAAAAACGTGGTAGTTTTTTGAAATTCTTGAAAAATGTTTGATCCTTTTATATAATGAACTTATGTAAGCTAATTTTTTAGTAACAcaaaaattgtcattttttacAACTATCAGTAACTGAGCTGTGTCAGTTATGTCCATACTCTCATTCAATGCAAAAGAACAGAATCTAAACTAGTTTAACTTTGACTCTAGTTGTGAGAAAAACGGCTTTTAATTCTAGAAGTAATTGTTTTTCGAGACAAATTTACTGTCTCAAAATCTGGGATGTGTAGCTTTTgagaataacttttttttaatattatactgaCCTGATATTTCTTTACTTAGAGTTCCTGCTTTATCCTTTTTTTTATCTGGCCATAGTTTCATAAGTGACGTTATTATGCTTTTTGATTAAGTGTCATAAGAAGTTGAATTCTTTGAACAACTACAACTTCGTTACAAACATTTATCCTTAATAAAGCATGAAATAGTATTTCCAAGTCCACTCATCTTTAAAAACATGACATTCTGAATTAGCTAAAAAAACTGATAACTGAACAAAAAAACTATTAACAAACCATAACTATACAAGCACAAACCTGGCACACAGCCGAAGAGGTGTCTTGACACTTACTACACTACAAAAATGGTAGCAACTGCTTCGATCCGAACTTAGCCGAGCAACACATGCATTGTACTCCACATCGTCATGCCACTGTACTATATACATCTACTACGCTACATGAGATTGTATGCAAACTCAGTCAATATTAGATGCGATAATACCCTACTTACAACAGAAATAGAACACACAAAtcaacctatatatcttggagtaactctggaccaGTCTTTCACCTACAGATAAtattgcataaaaacgagaggAAAGGTAACAAttaggaacagcatactcagaaagctaacaggaagtaaatggggtgcacgtcctggcgttttaagaacaacggcacaggtactgtgtttctcaactgcttAATATGTGTGCCCCGTTTGGGACAGATCTGCCCataccaaacaagttgatactgcgctaaatgagacatgcaggatagtaacggggtgcatgaaaccaacgccactctcaaataCATGCcttatacaaagctcgaacaccatgaaagcgactaaaatctaggaaaagcttccttggaacagtgcaggatgaaccgcctgagtattttcctcttctccaggttcaatggaccggccagtccctagactttaaaacgtggaaaattATGAATAGGATAAGAACTGGGGTTGCCCCAGTAAAATCAAAATGGTaaaatggggaaaaatagacatagatgatgtgaactgtggagaaacacagaatatggaacatcttcgtACATGcggaaactgtcctcatcgatgtaccctcgaagatttgtggctcgccaacaaaaatggaaccgacgtagcccaTACTgagccgaaattttatgaatgatatgtccggacacgataaagtaaagtaagtaacaGGAATAGAAGGAAACAGTTATTACCTTGCTACGTAGAAAACACAAGACTTAAtacaaatattcttcttcttcttcctctttataagcaattctgattgttcattggcggattaatacctctatggaaggttgtcactccatcttttgcgcggtcgtccgatacttctgccgattggtgacttatctcttgctattttgacgacaccggtctcccccattctgctatgtggttattccattcttttttttgtgtctattcatttatacactgtacgttacattttcttctaatgacttcacttctctttcgatctctcagcgtattttgggtaattcttctcagtactctcatctctgccgtttccagttgcctttgtgttgtggctgtgtcgtgtcttgtttctgaggcatatgtcattattggtcttacactggcgttataaattcttgacttcatctcagtgttaatgtgtttgtttcgccatatagtgttattaaggtatcctgccagtctattgGCTTTTTGTATTTTTCCTCTCACTTATTTGTCCAGGTCTTTATAGCTGGACAGTGTACAAATATTCTGATTACAAATATTCAGACCCATCTTTGAGTTCCCTATCTCAAATTGCAGCCAATAATGTGCCTAAACCATAAGTGTTTGTCACGGTTCAAAGAAGAGTATGGGTAGGccgatatttttataaaatttagtacaatcaaaacataaaattgttttatgTTTCTTACTATTTTTAGTGTTGAGATTAGACATAACTAAAGAGGAAGTTGAGAATCTCTTCCGTGTTCACAAAATGATAAGAAACAAAAGTTTTAAAGTAATACAACAAAACATTAGATTAGCTGAAGAGTTAGGCATTGGacctaaaaaaattataaagtatgGATATTTGCTTAGTAACTATCCGACTTATCCAGAAACAACTCTTCGTGATTTATCGAATTTAGCCGGAATGGATATGAGAATAGAGATGAGGAGGTATCCAAAATTAATTACGTCTTctccaaaaaatattataaaaatttatggtATCTTAAAGGTaagttttgtatatatttttatatttttcagtaTAGGCTATTCAGTATAGGTGGTTggtattttgtaaaattttaggggTTTAGAGGTTGCAATctgaaattattgttttttaacgttTCCTATGCAACTGTGGTAGATAATACGATTACGATGGTGACTGTTTTTCGCTCACTGATGAGCAGTCAGTTAGCGAAAGATGGTTGCTGCATCGCCTTTGATAATCCCTGCCCTGTTGAGGAAAAGTCAGGTAGAAATAATTCCTTTATGTTTATGTTtctttatataacaataaaacactgaaaacttctgTTTTCAACTCctacacaaaatttattataacttgtTATGACTacgctgtttcggcagagtgcctttctcaactgatctatttttggtatgcgtttacactttattgtctttaactgaataagttaaggatggggagaactgtttgtctcaagttggtcattcagaattatatatattttttaatttgttgattctcatagattctaataaagataccttaaggcctttattttgaatgtgaattatttggtcattaaaataatgattatggtctagaaggaagtgcgtacgtagaattggtttttctattattgaaagcccttttgtgttctgctatacgtttgttaaaaattctaccagtttgaccgatgtaagtttttagaCAGTCGCTACATGTAAGTTtctatacaccactgtgtaagtgttttttttcttttggcccttgttcttaatatatttgcttaagttgttgtttgttctaaaagctggtgttattcctttcttttttatgtgtttggctatttttgttgatatcttgcctgtatatgtaatcgagctgaatgtactgggttttttctttggtggtggaaatattaatttcagggctttcttatgtagtttttgttttaaaattttgttgattgtttgttcgttgtacccattatTTACTGTTATTTCTGAATCATCAGTATTActgaatttctattaatctatgtaacatgctatggtaggctgccaatttatgttgcgtaggatgggatgatgaattgtgtatagttgtgtcagtatgggtaggtttatgaaatacggagcACTCGTGTTtgtgcataatttttaaatctagaacatttatggattgattttatTCTAATTCTATTGTGAATTCAATATGACCATGGAgcgaattaatatacgataagaaTTTGTCAAGTTACCTGTTAGTTCCTTAAAGCATACCAGTATATCGTtcacgtatctccaccaatataaaaactgtttgaatacaaTTTGAATACATGCATACTGATGATATTAGTTGCTATTAACTCCTCATAAACACTTggtctaaggactagcaaccccagtggaCTCCTACGTTACCATgtgatcaattttttttataacttaaacatcatttgCCCACATATTTAATGGCTTtaaacatgtaaatccagataacactgatgatggaatagttattccgaaaacgttctgtgatgtagcccgatagggtttttatattaatataccttttataaacgaatttttttaaataaaatttttttagatatatttattttccatcccccttctagcgaggaaaggtagagttgatttaaaagttctttggcctcatctgtgggctgataaaattccaatttattttctaatcGTTTCgtgattatttttgtaaatagttcaTAAATATTGGTAAGTTGACTTATGGGTCTGTAGTTTCTGAGGTCGGTAGCAATGCCTTTTTTATGAAGTAAGATAATTTTTGCGTTATGCCACTGAGTTGGTGTTACTGCTTCCTGTAGACATCTACCGAATAGTTTAGCAAATACCTACCATAATCcttttccagccactttcaaggcatctgccactatttcgtCGCCTCCAGGgaacttattgtttttcatttattgCACTAACCTTCGAACTTTATTGGCTGGTATGTTCGGTAAAATGTCAGATCTCTGATTAATTATCTTAATGATCCACTCGAGCCTTAAAAATTTGTGTGGATGTTTTTTCTTCCAATGTACATattctgtctgagtactttcaagcttatgttttcttctattaatgtagttattttcatcgtattatATCGTCTCAGGTCCTTTCTAACctcatttttaattttcttattcaagattcttagttcatttttgttataattctgATTTTCTCTAAGTTTtattctttcctctagaagatgttttgtgctgtggcttaatttttgtttttgtttttagcactAGGACAGTATATCCTTTCAGATTCTTTCAATATctgaataattttattatttatttgcatTTAGTAAACAATTTATCGAATCCGtgcacaataaaacaaataatcgTCACCTTTGACGTTACTGCATGTACAAAGATTTTCATGttaaaattttgtggaagttcAAGCTGTCAAACTATTTATATAACAAAGATATTTAGAAATCGAGATACTCAATTTTTCGCCATCTTTAACAACGACCATACCACTTATCTAAAGGAGGGCAATATCAAAGTGTAACCTTTAGCGAGATCTTTCAAGTAATTATTTCTACCTCTTCCTACTTTCAATACGTTTCATCCATTTATTCCTAAATGTCGTTTCTCCCTCTTTCTCAATATCGTTTGcattcatttattatttttacaagtCTTGTTGGTTCTATCTTAATATTGTATCAGTCTCTAATTTAGCTAATGTTCTTTAATGTTTTTAGGAATTTGATATACCAGATGAGACAATAAGGAAACGACCGAATGTTTTCCAGTTATCGCCCGAAACCGTAAAACTTAGACTTCAGGAAATCGAAAAACACCCCGATCTTAAAATTTTACTAACTCACCCAAATGTGCTTTCTTTAATAATTCATCATAATAGAGCGAAAACTAGACTATCATTTTTACATCAAATGCAGTTGCGATGCGTTCCATTGACCATTTTAAGTAAGTTATTTAGATTTTGTAACTAATTTTTTGTGCAAAGCAAAAAAGCGATAAGAAGGTATACTGTGTTGAGCATTTAAAGATTGTCGCATGGGGCTAGGGCATCAATATAACATGCTTTTCTGCCGCGGTTTGTAAGCCTTTTTAACAATTAAACTTTTCAGTAACATATAAATCTCTATGTGTTCCTTGGTGTCTGTATGCCAACGAATAAACAATTTTCGGTACTTATGAAACAACTTCGATTACATTCGTATGCAAACAAGATTTTTTCATCACTCCGAGAGGCGTGACGCCTTGTCGTAATGTAAAGGCTTTTCATGCTCGGTGTGGTCGGTTATTCTGTGAGGTGAGCACGACTGGGTGGAGCTAAGGACGGCCTAACTCCTGGTACTAGCCGTTTTCATTAGACTTCTCTCGATAAGGGAATTCTGCAGTGAGACACCAGTCATTCATTAGCTTTTCGTGGGATAATAATGAACCAAGAACGAACAAAAAAATCGAACTAGGAAGAAAAACAACGTAGCTTCAAACATCTGGAAACTTTGGACAGTTAAAGCAAGTCCTGTATCCAAAACGGGCTCGACagcaggctttaaagcctatccTAAAATCATAAACACAGATATAAGGtatagaaaaaattttaagttgcTGTGTGATCAAAATAACCTTTTATCTAGTCTACATGTGTTTTCCCTAAAAATACGAAAAAGAAGGTATCCTAATAATATACTTTGTAATCATTTCCTTTTTCATTTACAGAAAGTGATGTAGACGATGCTTTCGAGGAATATGTAAAAGAAGGTAAGGACATAAATAAGCAAAGGgatttattccaatatttgagGAAGCTGTTTTCTGTCTCTATGAAAGAAGTGAAAATGAAGATACAATGCCATCCTTTTTACCTACAAGTACCACTGATAGACATGCAGGAAACTTACGATTATTTGAAATCTGAAAAGTTTTCTAAAGAACATATATACAACGTTTTATACATTATTCTCTATCCAAAGTaagttattttacataaaaataaatcaatctCTCAGGGAATTtaatgtcatatatatatatatatatcttaaacctaaattaatattattacaaaacgAATAATAAACTAACGAGGCTTCCGGGTTGAACTGCGTCGATTTTCGCcatgccgagctttcgacatcctgcctgatgtcttcttcaggactTCCGGGGTCTTAGTCTCCTGAGTCCCCAGACTCTATACGGTTTACTACTGCTGCTAAGGAGGtcggacggttcatttataccgtcgatgatgACGTGGTTCACTGATGTGGcgcttgggtggaggttggcgtgaaTATTCCTAACGGTGGGATTTTGATTGATAGGTGGAGTGAACGATGTTTTATTTAGGAGATCTCTCCATGTCGAAGGTTACCGggtgccgtcatctcttttattaagacaattcGGCCGTGTTTCAATCTCTATGGCTTCTTGGATAATTCTCGGTTTATAGAAGAGGATGGGGTTTATgattctggagttttcgaaatcaactttgtaacctgtatgaagatggtgttgacttAGAGATGAAATTATATCGGAATTGGGGACAGAGAAGAAATGTTCATACATAATATTTTGGATTCTTCGATTGTTTTGGCCTATGTAAGATCGGAGGCAGACTCATAAGAAATTTCacaaactccgtgttgttcatttggaatgttgtctttgattaatCGGACAAGAGATGAGAGTTTTTGtcggggggtaaatattgtctttattcttcTTGATATGAGGATTTTGGCGAGTTTGTCCGTGAAACCTTTGATGTGAGGAAGTAAAGCTTTCATATGATGAGAGTCTGAATCTTGGGGTTGAGATTGAGCGGGAGATTGAAGCCTTTGTGCACTGCTTTACTAAACAATCCTATTTTTTCAAAGGAATTGACCATAGTAGGCAAAAACTTAGACTACGTTGCTCTCTTCCATAAAACTGAAGTAATAATACCCACATATAGTGAAAACAACAGTATCAGCAGCAATATTCTTAGTTCCTTATCTGTTTTGAACTTCTACAGTGATGGCACAGGTATATACACAGATGCCTCTAAATCGATAGAAAGGACTGGCTGTGCTTATTTTTTGCCCTCAGCAGGTTCGGAATTCAAGTAAAAACTTCTCAGTGAGTTCTCAATTTTTCCGGCGGAATTATTGGCCATACTCGAAgtgttgaaatattttaaaaacacttatattaaaaaaaaacatcaattctTTCGTTAgaacataaaaaatactttttgtccaaaacatttagtaatccttctatatttttaataaaggatcAATTCCAGCATTTAGCAGACTCTGGcttcaatataaaatttatttgggttaagGCACATATTGGACTGAAAGATAATGAATATGTAGACTATTTAGCTAAGATCAGTGTAACATAAGGCACTTTATTGTCATATTCTTTGTGTATCAGATGCCATTTCGATTAAAAAAAACAGCTATCGACATGGAAACATCAATGGAATTTTTACTGCTTCACAAACCATACAAGATACACCACTTTACAACGTGTTATTCCACAAACTATTTGGTTTAAGAGTTTTAAAGCTCCAGAGTAAATATATAACCACCATAAAGCGAATATAATTtcgtatttttttcttatttgttgAACTGGCCAGCCAAATTTCTGATTCGTTACTTTAATCCATGTTTCTAAGCTAAATAATTAATCAGTATCAGAAGATTTGATTAATATTTTGATCCTGGTGTAATTTTGGAAGCGTGGAAAACCCTCCTGGTGTCCGCCTCTTCGTGATGACTTCGTATTCAACTTCTCATCTTGCTGCATTTGATAAGAGTAACAGCCTTTTTAAACagttaaaaaccaaaaaaaaaaatttttttggttttaattATTTGTACTAAATTGTCATTTTCTTAATAAGTTGATAAGAATTGAACCAAGACCTCTTTGAATCTGTAATTCTTTAGACTTTTTAAGAAGTCTCTTGGCCTAGTTTGTTGACGTCCAGCAATATTATAGGCAATATCAAACTTTTGACGGTTTTGGCGTTCAGAATCTTTTATTGATGACATTAAATACTCGTCAAAAACTAAATATATCTCTGCTGGATTTgttaaaaacaaagtttaatgtaGTAAGTACATACTCTGAAAATTTTTCGAAAGTCTGAGGCAGTGAGGATCCTATtgcaaataataaaaaccatcaaTATATACCGGCTGGCCTATTTCAATTCATGATTTCAACGATTTTGATAACGTCGACATCTCTGTTTTATACATTGGGACCAGCATACGAAAAGAGAGTAGGAGGTATTGGTGCCAGCAGAAAAGTTAAACAATactcaatatttattttattattaataataataactaattATTAGTCTTGCAGTTGTTTGTATTATCTCCAAAATGGCTGGTGTTAAAGGTTGTTGTGGATATTTTAAGACCGAGAAGAACCAGTGAATGCAGTTTGTCTGTGTTATTGCACGGGTTGCTAAGGTCCACCTGCTCTTTGTCTTTTCACGTAAAAGATACAAATGAAAACTATGTCACAGAGACAACTGTCTTGGAGTTAGTCACAGCCCTTTAAAAAATATGGGACTCCATATTCTGAAAAAGAAAGAACTGCAGCTACAATCAtatatcatatcttcttcttcttcaagtgccatctccgcggcggaggtcggcaatcatcatagctattccgagttttgagacggctgctctgaaaagttcatttgatgtacatccgtaccactctcttaggttgcgcagccatgacattctacgcctccctatgcttctctttccttggatctttccctgcataatcagttggagcaaggtgtatttctctccacgtgtaatatgtccgagattttccaattttcttgttttaattgtatttaacatttttatttctttattcatccttctcataatctctttgtttgtgacgtgttctgtccacgatattttcagaattcttctatacacccacagctcgaatgatttcagttttttcattgatgtcgcattcaaggtccaagattccattccataaaacaaagtcgaaaaaacatagcacctcgccaacctaactcttagttccaattttaaatccattgtacatagcactcttctcattttgttgaaatttgctctattCTGGTTTtaatctcctgaatgtaatcatttgtggagttaatcattgttcccagatatgcatatttgtccacttttTCGACGTTGGTTCcaattattagaagattctcgttatttcttcgagttttcgatattctcataaatttcgtcttcttgacgttcattgttagacc from the Diabrotica undecimpunctata isolate CICGRU chromosome 1, icDiaUnde3, whole genome shotgun sequence genome contains:
- the mTerf5 gene encoding transcription termination factor 5, mitochondrial, with translation MFKSTSTICGCKNIKYFKLLSTQAEVNCQIISDLIGVSRKEALMCVEKNKLQNKDGEFLIQSINFCKSLGYSEFDILKVPNLLTIYPIELEQHYYSLKEGGFHDITPQVLSKARTYMKRIVHYLKSIKLIPLTVDVQENLCSSIEDNSISSRIPKLMHSEEQKWTDIHLHTLKTFLMLRLDITKEEVENLFRVHKMIRNKSFKVIQQNIRLAEELGIGPKKIIKYGYLLSNYPTYPETTLRDLSNLAGMDMRIEMRRYPKLITSSPKNIIKIYGILKEFDIPDETIRKRPNVFQLSPETVKLRLQEIEKHPDLKILLTHPNVLSLIIHHNRAKTRLSFLHQMQLRCVPLTILKSDVDDAFEEYVKEGKDINKQRDLFQYLRKLFSVSMKEVKMKIQCHPFYLQVPLIDMQETYDYLKSEKFSKEHIYNVLYIILYPKNKVQSAHATIKYDLNYKYKSLSQVKKLNLMLYLIEKEHHFTGNGIWTHGKKNESVEKSTNTE